In the Duncaniella freteri genome, one interval contains:
- the menD gene encoding 2-succinyl-5-enolpyruvyl-6-hydroxy-3-cyclohexene-1-carboxylic-acid synthase has protein sequence MLSTSHLSCNILADLLIAHGVKHVVLSPGSRNTPLIIAISRREDLKCHVVIDERSAAFIALGMSIQSGSPVAIVCTSGTALLNYAPAVAEAYYRHIPLVVISADRPEEWIDQDDSQTLWQQDALAPYVKRSCDICARIDFPNGKWWTERMINDVLLEAVNSRPGPVHINVRLDAPLNTQTDYETRSARVISMVTPPQLLPVADVRNLANTIAAPHRVMIVAGFHEPDYKLNRSMMRLASLPNVVVMTESISNLHSPLFMNRIDSTLCRLSETEKDSLRPDTVITLGGAIVSRHIKDWLRNIPKLSHWHIGISHTTIDCFKHLTMRINMDAAPFLSQLASAMSRQKGVSAYSQLWHDASMRASEFHDSYIEKAPWSDIKAMAHIFSNIPRSWNVHLSNGTPVRYAQLMDNMNIHRSECNRGVSGIDGCTSTALGSSAVFKGVTLLISGDMSFQYDISALSSEILSPRFKMIVICNGGGGIFRFIKATSEFPETEKYLAVGTNLPLSDLCKGYGISYFEADSCESLSHSFSQFVSESERPALLAIHTPPKLSADVLKGYFTGILPEQK, from the coding sequence ATGTTATCCACGTCCCATCTGTCCTGTAATATTCTTGCCGACCTTCTGATAGCTCATGGGGTAAAGCATGTTGTGCTCTCGCCCGGAAGCAGGAACACACCTCTCATCATAGCGATTTCACGCAGAGAAGACCTGAAATGCCATGTGGTGATCGATGAGCGTTCAGCCGCATTCATCGCTCTCGGAATGAGCATTCAGTCAGGCTCCCCTGTGGCGATAGTCTGCACAAGCGGCACAGCACTCTTGAATTATGCTCCGGCTGTAGCCGAAGCATATTACCGCCACATTCCACTTGTAGTCATTTCGGCTGACCGACCTGAAGAGTGGATTGACCAAGACGATTCACAGACATTATGGCAGCAGGATGCACTCGCGCCATATGTAAAACGCAGCTGCGACATATGTGCCCGCATAGATTTCCCCAACGGCAAATGGTGGACCGAACGCATGATCAATGATGTGCTGCTCGAAGCTGTCAACAGCCGTCCAGGTCCGGTGCATATCAATGTGCGCCTTGACGCACCATTGAATACACAGACCGATTACGAAACGAGGTCAGCCAGAGTGATATCTATGGTGACCCCTCCTCAACTTTTACCTGTAGCTGATGTCAGGAATCTTGCCAACACCATCGCTGCTCCTCACAGAGTAATGATCGTGGCCGGATTTCATGAACCCGACTATAAGCTTAACCGCTCTATGATGCGCCTTGCATCGCTACCTAACGTAGTGGTTATGACAGAGAGCATATCCAATCTTCACTCACCTCTTTTCATGAACCGCATCGACTCCACCCTATGCCGCCTTTCGGAAACAGAGAAAGATTCCCTTCGACCTGACACGGTAATAACTCTGGGAGGAGCCATAGTGTCGCGGCACATAAAGGACTGGCTTAGAAACATACCAAAACTAAGCCATTGGCATATCGGGATAAGCCATACCACCATAGATTGTTTCAAGCATCTTACAATGCGTATCAATATGGATGCCGCCCCATTCCTGTCGCAACTCGCATCAGCAATGTCCCGACAAAAAGGAGTATCCGCCTACTCACAGCTATGGCATGATGCCTCAATGCGCGCTTCAGAGTTTCATGACAGTTATATAGAAAAAGCCCCATGGAGTGATATAAAGGCAATGGCTCACATATTCTCAAACATCCCTCGCTCATGGAATGTACATCTATCCAACGGAACCCCTGTGCGTTATGCCCAGTTAATGGATAACATGAACATCCATCGTTCGGAATGCAACCGTGGAGTAAGCGGAATAGACGGCTGCACATCTACTGCTCTTGGATCATCAGCAGTATTCAAAGGTGTCACTCTTCTCATATCCGGAGATATGAGTTTTCAATATGACATATCTGCGCTTTCATCCGAAATATTATCGCCGCGATTCAAGATGATAGTGATATGCAATGGAGGCGGAGGCATATTCCGTTTCATAAAAGCCACATCCGAGTTCCCGGAAACAGAAAAATACCTTGCAGTGGGGACCAATCTGCCACTCTCGGACCTATGCAAAGGCTATGGGATATCTTATTTCGAGGCTGACTCATGCGAATCGCTATCACATTCATTCAGTCAGTTCGTATCCGAATCAGAGCGTCCGGCTCTTCTTGCCATTCACACACCACCCAAATTATCGGCAGATGTCCTTAAGGGGTATTTCACAGGCATACTCCCTGAACAGAAATAG
- a CDS encoding CatB-related O-acetyltransferase, translating into MNQTEIYPRSGDNQTVYLKSVITHQNIEVGDFTIYNDFVNDPRDFEKNNVLYHYPINHDRLIIGKFCSIACGAKFIFNCANHTLKSLSTYTFPLFFEEWDLPKSDVVSAWDNKGDIVIGNDVWIGYDAIIMAGVTIGDGAIIGTRAVVTKDVEPYSIVGSVPAKEIRKRFSTDIIARLQELQWWNWDADIIRNSIKAIQDGDLGSLDCHFI; encoded by the coding sequence ATGAACCAAACAGAGATATATCCTCGTTCTGGTGATAATCAGACTGTCTATCTTAAATCAGTCATAACGCACCAGAATATTGAAGTCGGAGATTTTACCATTTACAATGATTTTGTGAATGACCCTCGTGACTTTGAGAAGAATAACGTGCTGTATCATTATCCTATAAATCATGATCGTTTGATTATCGGAAAGTTTTGCTCAATAGCCTGCGGAGCAAAGTTTATATTCAATTGCGCCAACCATACCCTGAAATCGCTTTCTACATACACGTTCCCGCTTTTCTTTGAGGAATGGGACTTACCGAAATCTGATGTTGTTTCTGCTTGGGATAACAAGGGCGATATTGTAATTGGCAATGATGTGTGGATTGGATATGACGCTATAATAATGGCTGGAGTGACCATCGGTGATGGTGCTATAATTGGCACACGAGCTGTTGTCACAAAGGATGTCGAGCCATACTCGATTGTTGGCAGTGTTCCTGCAAAGGAAATACGAAAACGATTCTCTACAGATATTATAGCCCGATTGCAAGAACTCCAATGGTGGAACTGGGACGCAGATATAATTCGTAATTCAATCAAAGCTATTCAAGACGGGGATTTAGGTTCATTAGACTGTCATTTTATATGA
- a CDS encoding pyridoxamine 5'-phosphate oxidase family protein, translated as MKQMRKAARQKDEDWALNVFDRAPFVTMSMIRPDGTPYGLPLSLIRGEGHTFYFHCADEGEKMDCIRANPIVSLSAVSRCSPKFETGKKNFTMYYDSAIALGEAEIVTDNAEKIMALRLLCQRFLPNYMGNFDEAIKRSLDRTTVVKITLTEPPVGKSKP; from the coding sequence ATGAAGCAGATGAGAAAAGCAGCAAGGCAGAAAGATGAGGACTGGGCGCTTAATGTGTTTGACCGTGCTCCCTTTGTAACGATGTCGATGATACGACCGGACGGAACGCCATACGGACTCCCGCTGTCGTTGATACGGGGGGAGGGGCACACGTTTTATTTCCATTGCGCCGACGAGGGGGAGAAGATGGATTGCATAAGGGCCAATCCCATTGTCAGCCTGAGTGCCGTCAGCCGATGCTCCCCGAAATTTGAGACCGGGAAAAAGAATTTTACTATGTATTATGACTCTGCCATCGCTTTAGGGGAGGCGGAGATTGTGACTGATAACGCGGAAAAGATTATGGCTTTGCGTCTGCTCTGCCAACGCTTTTTACCTAATTACATGGGGAATTTTGATGAAGCGATCAAGCGTAGCCTCGACCGCACAACCGTTGTCAAAATAACACTCACAGAACCGCCGGTCGGCAAATCCAAACCATAA
- a CDS encoding DUF4924 family protein, whose product MIIASRKHKENIAEYLLYMWQIEDIIRANGLDIDRIKSSVIDKFELTDVQRKEMEEWYESLIDMMRREGVEKSGHLQLNKNVIIQLTDLHLALLKDPRFPEYTAEFYKTLPYIVELRAKAGENPAGEIETCFIALYGMLMLRLQGKEISVQTMEAVAQISKLLAILANDFNLDREEKLFPPEEDLN is encoded by the coding sequence ATGATTATAGCATCTCGGAAACATAAGGAAAATATAGCGGAATATCTGTTGTACATGTGGCAGATAGAGGATATCATACGTGCCAACGGACTTGATATAGACCGTATTAAGAGCAGTGTAATAGACAAGTTTGAGCTTACTGATGTGCAGCGAAAGGAGATGGAGGAATGGTACGAGTCTCTGATTGATATGATGCGTCGTGAGGGTGTGGAGAAATCGGGTCATCTCCAGCTCAACAAGAATGTGATAATTCAGCTCACGGATCTTCATCTGGCATTGCTTAAGGACCCGCGTTTCCCGGAATATACTGCTGAATTCTATAAGACACTTCCATATATCGTTGAGCTCAGAGCAAAGGCGGGTGAGAATCCTGCTGGAGAGATTGAGACATGTTTCATCGCATTGTATGGAATGCTCATGCTCCGGCTGCAAGGTAAAGAGATCTCTGTGCAGACCATGGAGGCTGTTGCTCAGATATCAAAGTTGCTTGCGATTCTTGCAAATGATTTCAATCTTGACCGGGAAGAAAAGCTTTTTCCTCCGGAAGAAGACTTGAATTAG
- a CDS encoding cupin domain-containing protein: MFRLKDRIPYADGSIAKEIVMQNHSGLSLLMAVDKGLEIPTHTANADVLVQVIDGSMEFNIEDKVLELKEGDALTMTPGVKHSLKATERFKVLVTKLNA; this comes from the coding sequence ATGTTCAGATTAAAAGACAGAATTCCATACGCTGACGGCTCCATAGCGAAGGAGATTGTCATGCAGAACCATAGCGGGCTTTCGCTCCTTATGGCAGTTGACAAGGGACTTGAGATTCCCACACATACGGCTAATGCCGACGTGCTCGTCCAGGTAATAGATGGAAGCATGGAGTTCAACATTGAGGATAAAGTACTTGAGTTGAAAGAGGGTGATGCGCTCACTATGACACCGGGTGTGAAACATTCCTTAAAGGCTACGGAACGGTTCAAGGTTCTTGTCACAAAGCTCAACGCATGA
- the bla gene encoding class A beta-lactamase: protein MRKLLFIIIYLSFISPAFAGGNKAIENALHEYIKGKDARIGVAVIINGKDTVSVNGNRDFPMMSVVKFPLALTVAHWINTNGMSLNDTVTFSEKAMKEDTYSPMLKKYGKSRNTMTVRELLEWSLVESDNNAADILLHRVGGTSGVTSIMRQMGISDEIVIGASEEDMHRDPYLSYLNRTTPLAMAQLFDRFYHELRNASQSYSEISVMLEQCRTGLDRLAFPLLPTNALIGHKTGTGFPTPEGRISAVNDCGYVNFPNGTRYSIAVFVADSNYDIATTSAIIAEVSKIVLEGLIKQK from the coding sequence ATGAGAAAGTTACTGTTTATAATTATATATTTGTCTTTTATATCGCCTGCTTTCGCTGGTGGAAACAAGGCGATAGAGAATGCTTTGCACGAGTATATCAAAGGGAAAGATGCCCGGATAGGTGTCGCGGTCATTATCAATGGCAAAGACACCGTATCTGTCAACGGCAATCGGGATTTCCCTATGATGAGCGTAGTCAAATTTCCGCTGGCTCTGACGGTAGCGCACTGGATAAATACTAACGGTATGTCCCTGAACGATACCGTAACATTCAGCGAGAAGGCTATGAAAGAGGATACCTATAGCCCGATGCTCAAAAAGTATGGTAAGAGCCGAAATACCATGACTGTAAGAGAACTGCTTGAATGGTCTTTGGTTGAGAGTGACAACAATGCGGCAGACATACTCCTGCATCGCGTCGGTGGAACATCGGGAGTAACATCAATAATGAGGCAAATGGGTATCTCTGATGAGATTGTAATCGGAGCCTCGGAAGAAGATATGCACCGTGATCCATACCTAAGCTATCTTAACCGTACCACACCTTTGGCAATGGCGCAGCTATTTGATAGGTTTTACCACGAATTGAGAAACGCATCACAGTCATATTCTGAAATATCCGTCATGCTTGAACAGTGTCGCACGGGGCTTGACAGGCTTGCTTTCCCCCTTTTGCCTACTAATGCCCTGATAGGACATAAGACAGGTACAGGATTTCCGACACCCGAAGGTCGCATATCCGCAGTAAATGATTGTGGATATGTGAATTTTCCTAATGGTACAAGATATTCTATTGCCGTGTTTGTTGCTGATTCCAATTACGACATAGCAACGACCTCAGCCATCATTGCTGAGGTTTCTAAGATTGTCTTGGAAGGTTTGATTAAACAAAAATAA
- the miaA gene encoding tRNA (adenosine(37)-N6)-dimethylallyltransferase MiaA, with the protein MKTLVIVTGPTGSGKTDLAIELAESLDTEIVSADSRQIFRDIPIGTAAPTADQMARVKHHFIGCLNLEQYYSAACYEEDALRTLDEIWSTRDFAVMCGGSMMYIDAVTNGIDQLPTISPEIRKKALKIYSDGGLDALHDTLHSLDPEYLEQCDRYNHRRLVHAIEICLQSGVPYSSLRNGKPKERPFQIIKIAINHPREALFDRINRRVDAMIDAGLEEEARRVYPLRHLNSLNTVGYKELFAMFDGTMPRETAIPRIAKNTRVYAKKQLLWLSKDPSVVLLDPLQPLLHQAREAIVSII; encoded by the coding sequence GTGAAAACCCTTGTAATAGTCACTGGTCCTACCGGAAGCGGAAAGACCGACTTAGCTATAGAACTTGCCGAGAGCCTCGACACAGAAATCGTGTCGGCCGACTCTCGGCAAATTTTTCGTGACATACCGATAGGTACTGCTGCCCCGACTGCCGATCAGATGGCACGTGTAAAACACCACTTCATAGGATGCCTCAATCTTGAACAATACTACAGTGCGGCATGCTATGAAGAGGATGCATTAAGAACGCTTGACGAGATATGGTCTACACGTGACTTTGCCGTGATGTGCGGAGGGTCCATGATGTATATCGATGCTGTCACCAACGGAATAGACCAGTTACCAACCATATCTCCTGAAATCAGAAAAAAAGCTCTTAAAATATATTCCGACGGAGGTCTGGATGCATTACACGACACTCTTCACTCTCTCGACCCCGAATATCTGGAACAATGCGACCGATATAACCACAGACGCCTCGTCCATGCCATAGAGATATGCCTTCAGTCCGGAGTGCCTTATTCATCACTGCGCAACGGAAAACCCAAAGAGAGACCATTCCAGATAATAAAAATTGCCATAAACCATCCTCGCGAGGCTCTTTTTGATCGTATAAACCGAAGAGTTGACGCCATGATTGACGCTGGATTAGAGGAGGAAGCAAGAAGAGTATATCCGCTACGACACCTTAATTCGCTTAACACTGTTGGCTACAAAGAGCTGTTTGCCATGTTTGATGGCACAATGCCTCGCGAGACAGCAATACCTCGCATAGCAAAAAACACTCGTGTATACGCAAAAAAACAGTTGCTCTGGCTGTCAAAAGATCCGTCAGTAGTGCTTCTCGATCCATTACAGCCACTATTACACCAGGCTCGTGAAGCCATCGTTAGCATTATTTAG
- a CDS encoding BlaI/MecI/CopY family transcriptional regulator — MEQLTKREEEVMNKFWEKGEATVKEIIATYPEPRPSRTAISTFVRFLVDKGFLDHKPAGNNGFIYYPLIEREEYCGNNLKNVVQRYFNNSIRGVISTLVRDRKMSDDEVLELINQVIEGNRQE; from the coding sequence ATGGAACAACTTACCAAGCGTGAAGAAGAAGTGATGAATAAGTTTTGGGAGAAGGGCGAAGCTACCGTTAAGGAGATTATTGCCACTTATCCCGAACCTCGTCCAAGCAGAACCGCCATATCTACATTCGTGAGGTTTCTTGTTGATAAGGGCTTTTTAGACCACAAGCCGGCAGGAAACAACGGATTCATCTACTATCCCCTTATAGAAAGAGAGGAGTATTGTGGTAACAATCTGAAAAATGTCGTTCAGCGATATTTCAACAATTCCATTCGTGGAGTGATAAGCACTCTTGTAAGGGACAGGAAAATGTCAGACGATGAAGTCCTGGAGTTGATAAATCAGGTGATAGAAGGCAATCGCCAAGAATAG
- a CDS encoding PRTRC system ThiF family protein: MKRVHYIHNYLLNPQHPVTVNLIGAGGTGSQVLTNLSRLDVTLRALNHPGLFLTVYDPDIVTEANIGRQLFGWSDIELNKAQCLVTRINNFFGNDWAAIPDLYPVCPKDARRDNMANITITCTDNVKSRMDLWKVLKAVPESDYTNHGTPIYWLDFGNSQSSGQVVMGTVPRKIKQPESHLYETVSSLKVVTRLVRYSKVKDNDSGPSCSLAEALEKQDLFINSTLAQLGCNLLWKMFRHGMIEYHGLYLNLSTMKVNPILI; encoded by the coding sequence ATGAAACGTGTACATTATATTCACAACTACCTGCTCAATCCACAGCATCCGGTTACGGTAAATCTCATAGGTGCCGGCGGCACAGGGTCGCAGGTCCTCACAAATCTCTCCAGGCTTGATGTGACACTGAGAGCATTGAACCATCCCGGTCTGTTCTTAACGGTATATGACCCTGATATAGTTACTGAGGCCAATATCGGGCGCCAGCTTTTCGGATGGTCGGATATCGAGCTGAACAAGGCGCAGTGTCTGGTGACACGGATAAACAACTTCTTCGGGAATGACTGGGCTGCAATCCCGGACTTATATCCGGTATGTCCCAAGGATGCACGAAGGGACAATATGGCCAACATAACGATTACCTGCACCGACAATGTGAAATCACGTATGGATTTATGGAAAGTGTTGAAGGCTGTACCGGAATCAGACTACACCAATCATGGCACACCGATATATTGGCTCGACTTCGGAAACTCGCAGTCAAGCGGACAGGTTGTAATGGGAACCGTGCCAAGAAAAATCAAGCAGCCGGAATCGCATCTTTATGAAACGGTAAGCTCTCTGAAAGTGGTGACACGCCTCGTGCGGTACTCAAAAGTGAAAGATAATGATTCTGGTCCGAGTTGCTCTCTTGCCGAAGCATTGGAAAAACAGGATCTGTTCATCAACTCGACATTGGCACAACTCGGTTGCAACCTTTTGTGGAAAATGTTCCGTCACGGCATGATAGAGTACCACGGCCTGTACCTGAATCTCTCCACCATGAAAGTAAATCCTATCCTGATTTAA
- a CDS encoding nitrous oxide-stimulated promoter family protein, giving the protein MKIEYEIRIVREMIRLYCRLKEGNRDTCPGCENLARYAESRLRHCPFSDSKGSCRKCRIHCYCPDMKEKIKTVMRFSGPRMLFYHPIMAIRHLIGK; this is encoded by the coding sequence ATGAAGATAGAATACGAAATCAGGATCGTAAGAGAGATGATCCGTCTATATTGCCGCCTGAAAGAGGGAAATAGAGATACTTGTCCCGGGTGTGAGAATTTGGCGAGGTATGCCGAAAGCCGTCTGCGCCATTGTCCTTTCAGCGATTCGAAAGGAAGTTGCCGCAAATGCAGGATACATTGTTACTGTCCGGATATGAAAGAAAAAATAAAGACGGTCATGCGCTTTTCCGGCCCGAGGATGCTCTTTTATCACCCGATAATGGCTATCCGACATCTAATCGGGAAATAA
- the pepT gene encoding peptidase T — MTVVDRFLQYVKFDTQSDEETNMTPSTPGQMIFAQHLENELRTMGLKDISLDENGYLMATLPGNIDKEVPTVGFIAHLDTSPDMSGRHVTPRIVQSYDGGDITLNPTENIVLSPRQFPELLDYKGEDLIVTDGNTLLGADDKAGIAEIITAVDYLKSHPEIKHGDIRIAFNPDEEIGLGAHKFDVQLFGADWAYTMDGGAIGELEYENFNAAVAKVTFKGCNVHPGYAKHKMLNSIRVANQFVIMLPRWETPEHTEGYEGFYHLVSFDGSVEQTVLTYIIRDHDRDRFERRKKELEHLTRKINNEFPGCASIEIKDQYFNMREKIEPVMHIIDIATEAMKEADVTPKVQPIRGGTDGAQLSFKGLPCPNIFAGGLNFHGRYEFIPIPSMEKATKVIVEIARLVAEKS, encoded by the coding sequence ATGACAGTCGTAGATAGATTTCTGCAATATGTCAAGTTTGACACTCAGAGCGATGAGGAAACCAACATGACCCCGTCAACACCAGGGCAGATGATTTTCGCACAGCATCTTGAGAACGAACTCCGCACAATGGGGCTCAAGGACATATCGCTTGACGAAAACGGTTACCTTATGGCAACCCTACCCGGAAATATTGACAAAGAAGTACCGACAGTAGGCTTTATCGCACATCTGGATACCTCTCCTGACATGAGCGGTCGCCACGTCACTCCAAGAATAGTCCAGAGCTACGACGGTGGTGACATAACACTTAATCCGACCGAAAATATTGTCCTCTCGCCCAGACAATTCCCTGAATTGCTCGACTACAAAGGTGAAGATCTGATCGTAACCGATGGAAACACCCTTCTCGGTGCTGACGACAAGGCAGGCATCGCAGAGATCATTACTGCTGTAGACTACCTGAAATCCCATCCGGAAATCAAGCACGGAGACATCCGTATAGCGTTCAATCCTGACGAAGAAATCGGACTTGGAGCACATAAATTTGATGTTCAGCTCTTTGGTGCCGACTGGGCATACACTATGGATGGCGGAGCTATCGGCGAGCTCGAATATGAGAACTTCAACGCCGCAGTAGCCAAAGTGACATTCAAAGGATGCAATGTACATCCAGGATATGCAAAACACAAGATGCTCAACTCGATACGTGTAGCCAACCAGTTCGTAATAATGCTGCCACGCTGGGAGACCCCCGAGCACACTGAAGGATATGAAGGATTCTATCATCTTGTGTCATTCGATGGCTCTGTGGAACAGACAGTCCTCACCTATATAATCCGCGACCACGACCGTGACCGCTTTGAACGCCGCAAAAAAGAGTTGGAGCATCTTACCCGTAAGATCAATAATGAATTCCCAGGATGTGCATCCATTGAAATAAAAGACCAGTATTTCAATATGCGTGAGAAGATCGAACCTGTAATGCACATCATCGATATCGCTACGGAAGCCATGAAGGAGGCAGATGTCACTCCTAAGGTGCAGCCAATCAGAGGTGGCACTGACGGAGCTCAACTCTCTTTTAAAGGACTACCCTGCCCCAATATATTTGCAGGCGGATTGAACTTCCACGGACGATATGAGTTCATCCCCATACCTTCCATGGAGAAAGCCACAAAGGTTATTGTGGAGATAGCTCGTCTGGTCGCTGAAAAATCCTGA
- the hcp gene encoding hydroxylamine reductase — protein sequence MKMFCYQCQETARGKGCEIQGVCGKKPETSARMDQLLYIARGMAIVNRQLREKGASSKDASRFIVDALFTTITNANFDNDMLDGYITKALDLKNELEGESKKRGMEPPFMPEVSYHIPKEEYGVHEVIEHSGTLEEEITSVLHEKNPNIRGLKQLAMYGCKGMAAYARHACNLGYEDEDIYVVIENALAEISRPDISVDELFSLVLNVGDGGVKAMALLDKANTSTYGNPEITKVNIGVRNRPGILVSGHDLKDLEELLEQSAGKGVDIYTHSEMLPAQSYPFFKKFPHFAGNYGNAWWRQIDEFETFNGMFLFTSNCIVPPRPKTTYMDRVYTTGVVGMPGTHFIPEGKDGKKDFSEIIERAQTCQPPTEIEHGEIVAGFAHNQVLALAPKIIDLIKSGKIRKFVVMAGCDGRMPSHKYYTEFAERLPNDCVILTAGCAKYRYNKLPLGDIEGVPRVLDAGQCNDSYSLVVIANALKDAFGLESVNDLPIVYNIAWYEQKAVIVLLALLSLGVKNIHTGPTLPAFFTPQILKVLQEKFNIGTIATVDEDLATLIG from the coding sequence ATGAAAATGTTCTGTTACCAGTGCCAGGAGACCGCACGCGGCAAAGGCTGCGAGATACAAGGTGTATGCGGAAAGAAACCCGAAACGTCTGCAAGAATGGATCAGCTGCTTTACATCGCCCGTGGCATGGCCATCGTAAACCGACAGTTGCGAGAGAAAGGCGCATCAAGCAAGGATGCATCCCGGTTCATCGTCGACGCACTGTTCACCACCATTACCAACGCGAACTTCGACAATGATATGCTCGACGGCTATATCACAAAAGCCCTCGACCTGAAAAACGAACTCGAAGGAGAGTCGAAAAAGCGCGGCATGGAGCCTCCTTTCATGCCTGAGGTGTCGTATCATATCCCAAAGGAGGAATATGGCGTACATGAGGTAATCGAACACAGCGGCACTCTTGAAGAAGAAATCACAAGTGTGCTCCATGAAAAGAACCCGAATATAAGAGGTCTCAAGCAGCTTGCCATGTACGGCTGCAAGGGTATGGCGGCCTATGCCCGCCACGCCTGTAACCTCGGTTATGAGGACGAAGACATATATGTCGTGATAGAGAACGCCCTTGCCGAGATAAGCCGTCCTGACATAAGCGTGGATGAGCTGTTTTCGCTCGTGCTCAATGTGGGTGACGGGGGTGTCAAGGCTATGGCTCTGCTTGACAAGGCAAACACATCGACCTACGGCAATCCCGAAATCACAAAGGTAAACATCGGAGTAAGGAACCGTCCGGGCATACTCGTGAGCGGTCACGACCTCAAGGATCTTGAGGAACTGCTCGAACAGTCAGCAGGCAAAGGGGTTGACATCTACACCCACTCGGAGATGCTCCCTGCCCAGAGCTATCCTTTCTTCAAGAAATTCCCCCACTTTGCAGGTAACTACGGCAACGCATGGTGGCGGCAGATTGACGAGTTCGAGACATTCAACGGCATGTTCCTCTTCACCTCCAACTGCATCGTGCCCCCGCGTCCGAAAACCACCTACATGGACCGCGTCTACACGACCGGTGTCGTCGGAATGCCCGGCACACATTTTATCCCCGAGGGGAAGGACGGCAAAAAGGATTTTTCCGAAATCATAGAGCGGGCGCAGACATGCCAGCCGCCGACAGAGATAGAGCACGGTGAGATTGTCGCCGGATTCGCCCATAACCAGGTGCTTGCTTTGGCGCCTAAGATTATCGACCTCATCAAAAGCGGTAAAATCCGCAAGTTTGTGGTCATGGCAGGCTGTGACGGCAGAATGCCCTCGCACAAATACTATACGGAATTTGCGGAAAGGCTTCCTAATGACTGCGTGATTCTCACCGCAGGCTGTGCCAAATACCGCTACAACAAGCTTCCGCTCGGTGATATCGAGGGTGTTCCGCGCGTGCTCGATGCCGGACAGTGTAACGACTCCTATTCGCTCGTCGTGATTGCCAATGCCCTCAAGGACGCTTTCGGCCTGGAGAGTGTCAACGATCTGCCGATTGTCTACAACATCGCATGGTATGAGCAGAAGGCGGTGATAGTGCTTCTGGCCCTGTTGAGCCTCGGAGTGAAGAATATCCACACCGGCCCGACGCTGCCGGCATTTTTCACCCCCCAAATTCTGAAAGTGCTTCAGGAGAAGTTCAATATAGGTACCATCGCCACCGTTGACGAAGATTTGGCTACCCTTATCGGTTGA
- a CDS encoding DUF488 domain-containing protein, with amino-acid sequence MTQYQLKRDYEPATPEDGFRVYIDRLWPRGLSHETFHYDLWDKDIAPSTELREWFHADPDNRWSEFETRYSKELETSPSFGALRHLLAQKSVVTLLYSSHDERHNNAIVVYNLLTK; translated from the coding sequence ATGACACAATATCAATTAAAACGGGATTACGAACCCGCTACTCCGGAAGACGGCTTCAGGGTATATATAGACAGACTTTGGCCGAGAGGTCTCTCGCACGAGACTTTCCATTATGATTTGTGGGATAAGGATATCGCGCCGTCCACAGAACTCCGCGAATGGTTTCATGCGGATCCCGATAACCGATGGTCTGAATTTGAGACTCGATATTCCAAAGAACTGGAGACCAGCCCTTCGTTCGGGGCATTGCGACATCTTCTTGCACAGAAATCTGTAGTGACATTACTTTATTCGTCTCATGATGAACGACATAACAATGCCATTGTGGTTTACAACTTATTGACAAAATAA